From the genome of Ectobacillus sp. JY-23, one region includes:
- a CDS encoding LacI family DNA-binding transcriptional regulator — protein sequence MTTIKDIAKVAGVSVTTVSRALNGYSDVSEKTRQKIMAVSKELNYSPNTLARSLVMNKSTTIGLLVSGMTADSVKDNFTFEVLRGIDQFVAETNYDLILFSTNSTKQREKTYSQLCRERRVDGVILQGIKTDDPYLQEVVESDIPCVLIDIPIESQTVGYVTTDNVLGAKKAVDYLLERGHRKIAMVNGHDFAFVSQERLKGYMQALQEKGIPYHQEWVLNGAFEEEEAERQVLHLLQKNKDITAIFCASDLMAIGAMQAIKKLNMDIPEQISIVGYDDILLASYMNPRLTTIAQDKYKMGYEAAKLLIEMLEGSRQSCKTVLETKLVVRESTN from the coding sequence GTGACAACAATTAAAGATATAGCAAAAGTCGCTGGGGTTTCAGTGACAACTGTTTCAAGGGCTTTGAATGGCTACTCGGACGTCAGTGAGAAAACGAGACAAAAGATTATGGCTGTTTCCAAAGAGCTTAATTACAGTCCAAACACATTGGCAAGAAGCTTGGTCATGAATAAATCAACTACCATAGGCCTGCTGGTCTCTGGTATGACAGCTGATAGTGTGAAGGATAATTTTACATTTGAAGTTTTGCGAGGAATTGATCAATTTGTTGCCGAAACAAATTATGATTTAATCTTATTTAGCACCAATTCAACAAAACAACGTGAGAAAACGTATTCTCAGCTTTGCCGAGAACGACGTGTGGATGGTGTGATTTTGCAAGGGATTAAGACAGACGATCCTTATTTGCAAGAAGTTGTAGAGAGCGATATTCCTTGTGTTTTGATTGATATCCCAATTGAAAGTCAAACAGTGGGGTATGTCACTACCGATAATGTGCTGGGAGCCAAGAAAGCTGTTGATTATCTCTTGGAGCGGGGCCATCGCAAGATAGCGATGGTGAATGGTCACGACTTTGCCTTTGTAAGTCAAGAAAGGCTGAAGGGATATATGCAAGCTTTACAAGAGAAGGGGATTCCTTACCATCAGGAGTGGGTTTTAAACGGTGCCTTTGAAGAAGAGGAAGCAGAACGACAGGTTCTTCATTTATTACAAAAGAATAAAGACATTACTGCAATATTTTGTGCGAGTGACTTAATGGCAATCGGAGCCATGCAAGCTATAAAAAAATTGAATATGGATATTCCGGAACAGATTTCTATTGTGGGTTATGATGATATTTTACTTGCTTCGTATATGAACCCAAGGCTCACTACTATTGCACAAGATAAATATAAAATGGGGTATGAAGCGGCAAAGTTACTAATTGAAATGTTGGAAGGAAGCAGGCAGTCCTGTAAAACGGTACTGGAAACCAAATTGGTTGTAAGAGAGTCCACTAACTGA
- a CDS encoding amylo-alpha-1,6-glucosidase, which yields MDYRVIKENDLFLLTDTSGNIPEGHSYGLGLYKKDTRFLSKLDIKINGEKPILLSSDATENYMSKILLTNPHMERDGELILWRESVELERQRFIYDEILYETIKVKNYYPKPVSFSITVEMDVDFADMFIVRGFQTGKVGERQGQTQEGNTLTYHYKGYDGIERGTKVQWNRPAEEIQLEGIVQFQYTLAHGQEDTVTFIIQPVIAGEPTKESLHPQEAMKKLKQSYVDWDKKTTKVQTDYQPLQRLVDRGIADLRVLLTDLGYGQFPVAGLPWFGVPFGRDSLIAALQMLSFNPEIAKGTLLTMAQYQGKNVDPWRDEQPGKIMHEMRFGELANTNQIPFTPYYGTIDATPLFLMLLAEYVKWTGDIEIAKELRENIEAALQWIDQYGDRDGDLFVEYHQESSKGIANQGWKDSGDSIVHRDGEYAKTPIALAEVQGYVYQAKVGIACIFETLGEEARAVELRQQAQSLKTRFEEEFWMEEQQFYAIALDAHKKQVGTITSNPGHVLWSEMLEDTRADAVIKTLVSPKMFSGYGIRTMGTGEAGYNPMSYHDGSVWPHDNSMILLGMSKIGRQDEANTVIEGLIQAASHFEYDRLPELFCGYDTSLGKAVNYPVACSPQAWAAGTPLVFIQTMLGLFPNGLTKEIILAPKLLVDMNELTVENIAIGEGNLSVKVVRNANHYDVVILNNTTGYHIVQNLNTVQM from the coding sequence ATGGACTATCGTGTTATTAAGGAGAATGATTTATTTTTATTGACGGATACAAGTGGCAATATTCCAGAAGGCCATTCTTACGGTCTTGGCTTGTATAAAAAAGATACTAGATTCCTAAGCAAATTAGATATCAAAATCAATGGTGAAAAGCCTATTTTACTCTCTTCGGATGCTACTGAAAATTATATGTCAAAAATTTTGCTGACGAATCCACACATGGAGAGGGACGGCGAATTAATTTTGTGGAGGGAATCAGTTGAACTGGAACGACAACGCTTCATTTATGATGAGATTCTCTATGAGACAATCAAAGTGAAAAACTATTATCCTAAACCAGTCTCTTTTAGTATCACCGTAGAAATGGATGTAGATTTCGCAGACATGTTCATTGTACGGGGCTTTCAAACAGGAAAGGTTGGCGAGCGCCAAGGACAGACACAGGAAGGAAACACATTAACGTACCATTATAAAGGATATGATGGGATTGAAAGAGGCACTAAGGTGCAGTGGAATCGACCAGCGGAAGAAATTCAGCTAGAAGGCATTGTTCAATTTCAATATACATTAGCTCATGGTCAAGAAGATACTGTCACTTTTATCATTCAGCCTGTAATTGCTGGAGAGCCTACAAAAGAGTCTCTTCATCCTCAAGAAGCAATGAAAAAACTAAAACAATCGTATGTAGACTGGGATAAGAAAACAACGAAAGTACAAACGGATTATCAACCATTACAAAGATTAGTTGATCGCGGTATCGCTGATTTAAGAGTGTTACTCACTGATTTAGGCTATGGTCAATTTCCAGTTGCCGGTTTACCTTGGTTTGGTGTTCCTTTCGGCAGGGACAGCTTAATTGCTGCTTTGCAAATGCTGAGCTTTAACCCTGAAATAGCAAAAGGTACTCTTCTCACCATGGCTCAATATCAGGGGAAAAATGTAGATCCATGGCGCGATGAACAGCCAGGTAAAATCATGCATGAAATGCGCTTTGGAGAACTGGCAAACACCAATCAAATTCCTTTTACCCCTTATTACGGCACGATTGATGCAACACCATTGTTTTTAATGCTATTAGCTGAATACGTAAAATGGACAGGCGACATAGAAATTGCAAAAGAGTTGCGTGAGAACATTGAAGCTGCATTACAGTGGATTGATCAATATGGAGATCGCGATGGTGATTTATTTGTAGAATATCATCAGGAATCAAGCAAGGGCATTGCAAATCAAGGTTGGAAGGATTCAGGAGATTCCATTGTTCATCGTGATGGAGAATATGCAAAAACACCAATTGCTTTAGCGGAAGTACAGGGCTATGTATATCAAGCAAAAGTCGGGATTGCTTGTATCTTTGAAACGTTGGGTGAAGAAGCTCGAGCAGTTGAACTTCGTCAACAAGCACAAAGCCTGAAAACGCGTTTTGAAGAGGAGTTTTGGATGGAGGAGCAGCAGTTCTATGCGATTGCATTAGATGCGCACAAGAAACAGGTTGGTACAATTACATCGAATCCAGGACACGTTTTATGGTCTGAAATGTTGGAGGATACGCGAGCAGATGCGGTTATTAAAACGCTCGTATCACCTAAGATGTTTTCTGGCTACGGCATTCGTACTATGGGAACTGGAGAAGCAGGGTATAATCCGATGAGCTATCACGATGGAAGCGTGTGGCCGCATGATAACAGCATGATCTTACTAGGCATGAGTAAAATCGGTCGTCAAGATGAAGCTAATACTGTGATTGAAGGGTTAATCCAAGCAGCTAGTCATTTTGAGTATGACCGTTTACCTGAATTATTTTGCGGTTATGATACATCTTTGGGAAAAGCAGTTAATTACCCGGTTGCTTGTTCGCCGCAGGCTTGGGCTGCCGGAACGCCTCTGGTTTTCATTCAAACTATGCTAGGACTGTTTCCTAATGGATTAACGAAAGAAATTATATTAGCACCTAAGCTACTGGTTGATATGAATGAGCTAACTGTAGAAAACATCGCAATTGGCGAAGGAAATTTATCAGTGAAAGTTGTACGCAACGCCAACCATTACGATGTTGTAATTTTAAACAACACGACAGGCTACCATATTGTACAAAACTTGAATACAGTACAAATGTAA
- a CDS encoding ABC transporter substrate-binding protein, translating to MKAKKKIATVGIVTALFGSVLAGCGNEEKATTKESNGEKVQITLAGWSGNPAEQKLLKQTLEDFEAKHPNIDVKHEVIADQYMDVMKTRLIGGKGPDVFYLDAFEAPGLIETGAVEPLDKYVKEDFDVEDFEKPLLEAFQVKGKTYGFPKDYSTLALFYNKKLLQEAGVEVPKTWDELREASKKLTKNGVYGFGVSPELARSLYIAESNGGDVVKDNKANFASAEVIKALQPIVDQHNIDKTSVEPKEVGATWGGEMFGQGKAAMVIEGNWAIPFLADTFPNTEYGTAEVPTVNGKKGTMAFTVGYVMNSASKKKEAAWELISYLTGKEGMQTWTSKGFALPTRKSVAAKLGYDKDPLRGPLVAGAEYATVWSDDSNLPIIFNNFNNQFLSAFLGKRPLEEALKEAQTQANNEIKQK from the coding sequence ATGAAAGCTAAGAAAAAAATTGCAACAGTGGGTATAGTAACAGCTTTATTCGGAAGTGTTTTAGCAGGGTGTGGGAATGAAGAAAAGGCTACAACGAAGGAAAGTAATGGTGAAAAGGTACAAATCACCCTTGCTGGATGGTCTGGTAATCCAGCAGAGCAGAAGCTGCTTAAGCAAACATTAGAGGACTTTGAAGCAAAACATCCGAACATTGATGTAAAACATGAGGTCATCGCTGATCAATATATGGATGTGATGAAAACACGCCTAATTGGTGGTAAAGGACCAGATGTATTTTATTTAGATGCATTTGAAGCACCTGGATTAATTGAAACTGGCGCTGTGGAGCCACTTGATAAATATGTAAAAGAGGACTTTGATGTAGAAGATTTTGAAAAACCGCTTCTGGAAGCTTTTCAAGTGAAGGGAAAAACCTATGGATTTCCAAAAGATTATTCAACACTTGCCTTGTTTTATAATAAAAAACTACTTCAAGAAGCTGGTGTAGAGGTGCCAAAAACGTGGGATGAGCTTCGTGAAGCATCTAAAAAGCTAACTAAAAATGGCGTATACGGATTTGGCGTATCTCCTGAGCTTGCTCGCTCGCTTTATATAGCGGAATCCAATGGTGGTGATGTTGTAAAGGATAACAAAGCCAATTTTGCATCTGCAGAAGTAATAAAGGCGCTACAACCAATTGTGGATCAACATAACATTGATAAAACTTCTGTTGAGCCTAAAGAAGTAGGTGCAACTTGGGGTGGCGAAATGTTTGGACAAGGTAAAGCTGCGATGGTTATTGAGGGCAACTGGGCAATTCCGTTCTTAGCTGATACATTCCCGAACACAGAATATGGGACTGCTGAAGTACCAACTGTGAATGGTAAAAAAGGCACAATGGCATTTACAGTAGGCTATGTAATGAATTCTGCATCTAAAAAGAAAGAAGCAGCTTGGGAGCTTATCTCGTATTTAACAGGTAAAGAAGGTATGCAAACGTGGACAAGTAAAGGATTTGCATTGCCTACGCGCAAATCAGTGGCGGCTAAATTAGGATACGATAAAGATCCACTTCGTGGGCCGTTAGTAGCAGGTGCTGAATATGCAACTGTATGGTCCGATGATTCTAACCTTCCAATCATCTTTAACAACTTTAACAATCAATTTTTAAGTGCATTTTTGGGCAAACGTCCGTTGGAAGAGGCATTAAAAGAGGCACAAACGCAGGCAAATAACGAAATTAAACAAAAATAA